The sequence TTCGACGAACAGCATGGCATCGCCGCTGGTGACGTTCATCCGCCCTGCTTCTTGGGGATCAGGTTTGGTGCGGGACTTGCACGCTCACCGCTGTCGTGACGACTTCCGGTTCTTCCGGGACCACGACCCACATCACGATATACGCGATCACGATGGGGAACCAGACGATCGCGAGGCACACGGTCAGCACGCGCAGCAGGGTCACGTCCATGACGAGATACTCGGCCAGGCCGGCGCATACGCCCGCGACCTTGCGGTCCTTGCGCGAGCGCAGCAGCTGCCGCCGAGCCACGCTCGCGGCCACTCCCTTGCCGCAGTAGGCACAGAGTCTCGCGTCGTCCTGGATGATCTTGCCGCAGTAGTTGCAATACATAGCCGATTCCCTCCCTGATTCTAATACGGGCGGACCAGGCGGGAAGTTCCGCTAGAGGCGGTAGGGAGACTTCAGGTACTTGCGCGCGAGCTTGGCGTGGTCGCTCTCGGGATCGTCGGCGAGCGCGGCTTCGTAGTTGCGCCGGGCGCGCTCGCGCTGGCCGGCGGCGTCGGCCATCTGCCCGGCGTAGAGATGCGCGCGCTGCTTCAGGTCGGTGTCGGCGCGCGGATATCCGGGCACCTGCTCGTAGGCGTCGGCTGCCTCGGCGAAGTGGCGCTGTCCCTTGAGCGCCTCGGCAAGCGAGAAGAGCGGGACTTCCAGGTGCGGATCGGGATATCTGCCCGCCTTGCCCTCTTCGATCACGCGCTTCAACGAGGCGATAGCCTCCGGGCCTTT comes from Terriglobales bacterium and encodes:
- a CDS encoding PspC domain-containing protein, whose product is MYCNYCGKIIQDDARLCAYCGKGVAASVARRQLLRSRKDRKVAGVCAGLAEYLVMDVTLLRVLTVCLAIVWFPIVIAYIVMWVVVPEEPEVVTTAVSVQVPHQT